The genomic stretch AAATAACAGATTCGATCGAGATATACTTTTGCAATACTTTTAAAGCTAATTGATTACTAGTATTATTATTTACTAAAACTAATTCTAGGTTATTAATACCCTGAGATTTCAGGAAACCAAGGAGATTAAAAAGAACATTATTTTTATCATTAAGATTAATTATTGCATTTTTTCCTCGATTTTGGATCACGATAACAGGCTTATCTCTTGTTGTCATGATAGTTAATTGTTGCAAAGTAAATTTTTGATAAATTAGAGGTATTGTTAAGAAAATAAAAGTAAATAAAGTTAAAGATAACCAATATTTTTGACACCATTTATTAAAGGTAATTAAAATAATAATAAGATAACCTAAAATTAAACTAATTATACTTATTTTTCCGACAGCTAAAGAACTAAAAGGTAATTTATTACTAATTTCTACTAAAATAATTAATAACCTTATAACAGGATATAATAAAAATGCGATCGAGCTTCCTAAAACGGGAATAAAAACACCGATAAAAGCGGAAAAAATACCAACTAAAGTAATAATAATAACGAAAGGAGTTGCCAGAATATTAGTTAATATTCCGTAAACAGGAATATGATTGAAATGATAACAAACAAGAGGTAAAGTCCAAATAGTCGCCGCCAGAGGTACAGCCACAAGATTAGCAATGGTAGGGGGTAACCAATCCAACTTATTCACAATAGGAGATAAAGAAACGATTAAACCTAATGTAGCCAGAAAACTTAATTGAAAACCGATGTCCCAAATCCACAAAGGATTGATTAACAGTAATATTACTCCGGCTAATAACAATATACCAGAACTTTTAACCGATCGCTCATTAATCATGGCAATTAAACCGACAATACCCATCAAACTCGATCGTAAAATTGAAGGGTAAAACCCTGTTACAGTGGTATAAATGAGTAAAGACAAAATGCCAATCCATAAACGGTGACGAGGAGATAAAGATCGAGTGAAAAATAAAACCGTACCCAGTAGTAAAGACACATGAAAACCAGAAGCGGCAAGAGTATGAGCTAATCCAGCAAGACGAAAAGAGTTTTGTAAATCGAAATCTAAATCTACGGCACGACTACCAATCACCATCGAACTAACCAAATTTCCCAAAGGCACATCTAAATAACGCACATGGGTTTGAATCATTCTTAGACGTAAATAAAATAATGCTTTTTGCCACCAATTACCCTCTTTTTTCAAAGAAACACTTTTAGCAGATAAGCCCGAAAAAATACCTTCTCTTTCCAAATAACTAGCAAAATCGAAACCACCCGGATTGAGAGGGGGGAGAGGTTGATATAATTTTCCGATGACAGTGAGTTGAGTAGAAGGAAATAAACCTATCACCGATAATAAAGGTGCAGTGACATAAACTTTTCCCGTGACTGTTGGTGAATTGCCTTCAGAAGTTATTAACTTTTCTGCCTGTAAAACGAATCTAGCCTTTTGATTTTGATTAAGTCGGGGATTAGAGATGATTTTTCCCGTCACAGCCACGTTATTAGCAGAATTAACAGAAGATATTTGATTACGAATATCGAGACTATCAAGAGAAGGAAAGCGCCAATAGTAGTAAAAAAATCCGCTAATCACAATTAAACCCAGAAGAAAGATACTAGAGATATTTACTCCTGTGATGGGTTTGAAAAAAATTATAACACTGATAACAATACTAATGGTAAGGATACCAATAGAAAATAATAAACCTTGAGACTGAAGAAAAAATCCTGTGAATAGCAAACCAGCTATATAAGCAATTAATCCCCTATAAATATCAAGATTATTTTTTTTTGTCATTAAAACTATTGAAACTTAATAACAAGTTTTTTAATGTCAATTGTAGTTTAAAAATTAAAAACTCTTACAGTATCGACATATTTCTTTAGAAAATTATTTTCAAGCCATTTGATCAATATTTTCCGATTTTATCACGATCGTTGCAGGACGATTAGCGGTACTTTTTACAATTTATGAACAATAGAATTATAGTTTTGAATCTATTACTTTTCCCTTTTCATTCTCTTTACGAGAATGAGTTGAAAGCTATTCCATTATATTTTTTGTTTACAGGAGTTTTCATTTCTTTAAATCACACTTTGCATTCTCCTTTGCGACTTTGCGACTTTGCGAGAGATAAAAAATGTAGTTTTTCATTGGAAAAATGCTGTAAGTATCGCTAATTTCCTTGCCGTTAAAGATTCTGCATTGTGCTCCTAATTCCTCTTTTTCGGATAAGATAATCGAAGTATAATTATCAAGTAAGTTTTTCAAAATCTAAAACTGTTGTTAACATCAGTTAGTTTATCAATTAGCTTTTACTAAAGAATTCATTATCTATCAAATAATTACTTATACACAATGACTACTAAAAAATTTATACCTGTTATTTTAGCTGGAGGAAAAGGCGAAAGATTTTGGCCTCTTAGTCGTGTACAATATCCTAAACAATTTCTTTGTCTCGATCGAACTGGGAGAAGTTTACTACAAAATACTGCCCTTCGACTATTATCTTTAGCACAAGGATGGGAAAATATTATTGTTATTACCTCCGAGTTATTAGCGGAAGGTGTAAAACAGCAATTACCTCTATTACCCCTAAATAATATTTTAGTCGAGCCAATGGGAAAAGATACTGCCCCTGCCGTAACATGGGCTAGTCTATATATTAAATCTTATTATGGCAACGACTCGATCGTGGGTTTTTTTCCGGCTGATCACTATATAGGTAATCAAGAAGAATTTGAAAAAATTATTGAGACAGGGGTGAATTTTGCCCAAGAAAATGAGGCTATTGTAACTTTAGGTATCAAACCGGATTATCCTAGTACTGGTTATGGTTATATTGAACAAGGAGAAGTTACTACAGAAAAAAATAATCGCCCAATATATAGAGTAACTCGTTTTACCGAAAAGCCCGATCGAGTCACTGCCGAAAAATTTATCGCCACAAATAGATATAGTTGGAATAGTGGAATGTTCATTTTTCAGGTTGACATAGTCTTAAAAGAATTAGAAAAATATGCCCCAGAAATTTTACAAAACCTACAAGAAAAAGGGAAATTGGCTTATCAAGACTTAGAAAAAATTAGTATCGATTATGCCTTAATGGAAAAGACAACCCTTGCTTATATAATTCCCTCTGATTTTGGTTGGGATGACTTGGGAGATTGGAATGCCTTAGAAAGATTGTTAACCCCAGAAGAAAGTAACGTAGTAATTGGTAATCATATCAATCTCGATACAAAAAACTCCATTATTTATAACAATCAATCAGAAGAAGTGATTATGACAATAGGCTTAGAAGACGTAGTAATAGTAAGAGAAGGTAACGCCACCCTCGTAGTTAATAAAAACAAAACCCAAGACATAAAAAAAGCCTTACAAATTCTACAACAAAAAAAAGATAGTCAAAATTTTCTCTAAAACAAGAAAGAATGGTATAGAATTGTATCTCAAGTTAAAAATAATCATCAAGAAGTCTTAGGTTTTAGAAACTCCATTTGAGGTTTAATTAAAGTCTTAAATTCCTAATTCCTAATTAGGCTTTGCTGAATAAATCAGGAAGCTATAAGAATCAAGGCTCAAGAAATACGACATTAACAAAAAAGTGTGCCGTTTTAGCATTTTTTACTCAAAAACTTGACTTTTTCTCTCCCAAAGACACAAAGATAATTCTTTTTTTTGTCTTGATATTAATCACTTTTTGTAAGAAATTAAACTAAGCTCAATACCAGAGTTTTTCATTGTTTAACCTAATACCCAATACCTATTCCCCACCAAAAAACTTTTTCAGCAATCCCTAATTATTAAATGGATATTTCTCCCATCTTCCTAACTATTATCGTTTTAATTGTTGCTTTAATCGCATTCATTGCTGAATGGTTGCCCGTTGATTTAACCTCCTTATCTGTTGCCGTCGTATTAATGGTTTTAGGCTTAGTTTCTCCAGATGAGGGAATTTCAGG from Geminocystis sp. NIES-3709 encodes the following:
- a CDS encoding ComEC/Rec2 family competence protein — translated: MTKKNNLDIYRGLIAYIAGLLFTGFFLQSQGLLFSIGILTISIVISVIIFFKPITGVNISSIFLLGLIVISGFFYYYWRFPSLDSLDIRNQISSVNSANNVAVTGKIISNPRLNQNQKARFVLQAEKLITSEGNSPTVTGKVYVTAPLLSVIGLFPSTQLTVIGKLYQPLPPLNPGGFDFASYLEREGIFSGLSAKSVSLKKEGNWWQKALFYLRLRMIQTHVRYLDVPLGNLVSSMVIGSRAVDLDFDLQNSFRLAGLAHTLAASGFHVSLLLGTVLFFTRSLSPRHRLWIGILSLLIYTTVTGFYPSILRSSLMGIVGLIAMINERSVKSSGILLLAGVILLLINPLWIWDIGFQLSFLATLGLIVSLSPIVNKLDWLPPTIANLVAVPLAATIWTLPLVCYHFNHIPVYGILTNILATPFVIIITLVGIFSAFIGVFIPVLGSSIAFLLYPVIRLLIILVEISNKLPFSSLAVGKISIISLILGYLIIILITFNKWCQKYWLSLTLFTFIFLTIPLIYQKFTLQQLTIMTTRDKPVIVIQNRGKNAIINLNDKNNVLFNLLGFLKSQGINNLELVLVNNNTSNQLALKVLQKYISIESVIYPTQKTINSLQIIDKNNNYIYFQLFNSSWLLLQETKNIIFPETIKTDIIISPNNLKITQILKLKPKVLITNLSTLNKKNLEDLSINNIKILSWHNGAIQWQPETGFINYDE
- a CDS encoding mannose-1-phosphate guanylyltransferase, which encodes MTTKKFIPVILAGGKGERFWPLSRVQYPKQFLCLDRTGRSLLQNTALRLLSLAQGWENIIVITSELLAEGVKQQLPLLPLNNILVEPMGKDTAPAVTWASLYIKSYYGNDSIVGFFPADHYIGNQEEFEKIIETGVNFAQENEAIVTLGIKPDYPSTGYGYIEQGEVTTEKNNRPIYRVTRFTEKPDRVTAEKFIATNRYSWNSGMFIFQVDIVLKELEKYAPEILQNLQEKGKLAYQDLEKISIDYALMEKTTLAYIIPSDFGWDDLGDWNALERLLTPEESNVVIGNHINLDTKNSIIYNNQSEEVIMTIGLEDVVIVREGNATLVVNKNKTQDIKKALQILQQKKDSQNFL